The genomic segment CCTATTTATCTTCCCTCCAATAGCCCCCTCCCTAGGGCTGCACTCCTTGTCATTCTCCTTGAACATGTTTTCCTAAAGCAGCACATGCCAGCACAACACAGGCTGCTCTTCAGACTTCTGCATCATAGGTGCTTCCATCCTTCGGTCACCACTTTGTCCTCAGCTCCTCTTTTTTCCTCACAACATATCATCACACCAAGTCTTCTTTGCCTCACTGCTTGTGTTTGTCCTTCTTTGTTTTCGCAGACCCTCTTTTGCTGTGgactgaaaaaatatatattgagcaTTTCTTTCTTTGCTAGAATAAATTATCTTTGCATATTATGTAGCCTGAGAATATTCGACTGAGAAATATTCGACTCTATGGCTCTTTAGATTTTTGATATGAGTAAAAAATACAGACCATGTTCTAAATAGAATTTCAATCGATTTACTTTGAAATGATAAATATTATTCTTATTGGATTACATATATGTCTCTAACTTCAGAAAAACATTAGCATCTCATGATTTATTGCATTTCCAGTGATTCTTCACAATCTATTTACTGTAATACtgatttaaaaatcaaagggactaatggataacctttcttttttttatgtgttttaaatttgttttatttatcttttgttgttgagaatatatacataggaaaacatacaaattcaacagtttctacatgtagaattcagtgacattaattacattcttctagCTGTGCAgtcattctcaccttccttttttgtgttgtttctcctccattaaccTAAATTCACTGTTCCtgaaggttcctgtctaatcttttgagttgcttttcTGAGTTCTATCCAatacagacagttcttaaaagtgcGTAATGCTCAACTGTtatttaccagttaagctaaactattctttggcttttattctttaataaagtgcttgttgttgttgtggttaggtccTGTtcggtggattctgactcctagtgaccccattcaacagagcagaactgccccacagggttccctaggctgcaatccccgttgcgccaccagggctccttaaaaagtaTTTacctaattaataataataatagtaataaccaACTTCCTGCGAGTCACACCTGTCTCCAGTGCTGAAGTTCAGGCTATGGTGCAAGAATGCCAATAGACGGCCTTTTGACAATACTGGGAAGGTGATTATTTTTTCACATTTAGGATAATTCTATGATTCTGCTTAAAGAAAGGTATTGGCACAAAGGAACTAATTCCTAATTTTCTGGATGCCAGAAGGTAGACATTTGGGCTAAAATGTCATAGTCAGCCTGTCTACGACGTAAGACTGATTAAATGTGAAAGGCATACAATGAAGAATGTTAACATTTCAGAATAAAATAGACATCTCTATGGTGGTGAGCACCCAGAAGACAGTAAATATTTAATCAATCCTTGGTCATCCAGTTGTTCAGGTGGTGGCCAACTTCAGCCTGGGGAATGAACTACATTGTAAGAAAAGGCCCTATCCAGGCACATCAGCTGGACTCAAGTTAATTCATCTTGTGAAAATCTAATGCCAAAGACATGGACCCAAACATAGTATATGCCACGTATTCAACATAGGAGAGCATGTATGGTTATTGATCTATAAGAAAGTTAAGTTAGGTATCAtggggaaaattttgcttgtcaGTTACTCtgatctattttattttattttctgcttaCAGATGCAATTCTGTAACTTTTGTACTATGAACTTCCAACAGTTGTTATGTCATTTCTAAATGATACCAGCCTAATCCCAGCTTCGTTCATCCTTAATGGCATCCCTGGGCTGGAAGAAGTGCATTTGTGGATCTCCTTCCCCCTGTGTACCATGTACAGCATTGCCATTACAGGGAACTTTGGCCTTATGTACCTCATCTACTCTGAAGAGGACTTACACAGACCTATGTACATCTTCCTAGCCCTTCTGTCCTTCACAGATGTGCTCATGTGCACCAGCACACTTCCCAACACCCTCTGCATATTGTGGTTCAACCTCAAGGAGATTGATTTTAATGCCTGCCTGTCCCAGATGTTCTTCGTCCACACGTTCACTGGGATGGAGTCTGGGGTGCTCATGCTCATGGCCCTGGACCGCTTTGTGGCCATCTGCTACCCCCTGCACTATGCCACTATTCTCACTAATTCAGTCATTGCCAAGGCCGGGCTCATCACTTTTCTTAGAGGTGTAATGCTTGTTATCCCTTTCACTTTCCTCACTAAGCGCCTACCATACTGCGGAGGCAATGTCATACCCCACACCTACTGTGACCACATGTCTGTGGCGAAGATATCCTGTGGTAATGTCAAGGTCAATGCTGTCT from the Loxodonta africana isolate mLoxAfr1 chromosome 7, mLoxAfr1.hap2, whole genome shotgun sequence genome contains:
- the LOC100663948 gene encoding olfactory receptor 52N1-like — its product is MSFLNDTSLIPASFILNGIPGLEEVHLWISFPLCTMYSIAITGNFGLMYLIYSEEDLHRPMYIFLALLSFTDVLMCTSTLPNTLCILWFNLKEIDFNACLSQMFFVHTFTGMESGVLMLMALDRFVAICYPLHYATILTNSVIAKAGLITFLRGVMLVIPFTFLTKRLPYCGGNVIPHTYCDHMSVAKISCGNVKVNAVYGLMVALLIGGFDILCITISYTMILRAVVSLSSADARQKAFSTCTAHICAIGITYVPAFFTFFTHRFGGHTIPPHIHIIMANLYLLMPPTMNPIVYGVKTKQIRECVIRFLFKGKDISSHNI